CGCGACAGTGTCCATGTGAGCAAGGGGCCCGCCCAGCGGGGGCGTTGCCGTCCTTGACGGCAGACCCCATGACTGGGAGGTTGAGCCCCGACATGCCCGACGAGGTTGCCCCACCCCCAGAAGACCGCCAGTTGCTGTCGCGCGCGCAGGCCGGAGACATGGCCGCGTTCGAGGCGCTGGTGGAGTCCCATCGGGACAAAGTCTTCGGGCTGGCGCTCAGAATGACGCGTTCCGAGGCGGATGCCGCGGAAATCTCCCAGGACACCTTCCTGTCCGCCTACCAACACCTCAAGGACTTCCGCGGCGACGCGGCGTTCAGCTCCTGGGTCTACCGCATCGCGGCGAACCATGCGCTGATGCGGCTGCGCCACCGCCGCGTGGTGCAGGCGGCCGAGGAGGAGCTCAAGGGCCCGGAGTTCACCGAGCGGGGCTCCCTGGCCGCCTACCCCGAGCAGGACTGGAGCCGGGACGCCGAGGAGAAGGCCCTGGACGCGGAGACCGGGCTGGCCATCCAGCAGGCGACCGACCGGTTGCCCGAGGGCTACCGCGAAGTCTTTCTCTTGAAAGACGTCGAGGGGCTCAGTTACGAACAGATCGCGGAGGTGACGGGGGATTCGGTCCCCGCCATCAAGAGCCGGTTGCATCGTGCCCGGCTCGCGCTGCGGGAGGCGATTGACCAGTTCTATAACCGGGACAATCGTGCAGTGTGAAACCCTCCGGCGTCCTCAGCATCTTCGATAGGGAGCACGGATTCGAGGAAGGCTGCGGTCGAGGCTCTGGATGTATACCTGTAAAGATTCCATCAACCTCCTGATGAACTTCCTCGACGGCGAGCTGTCGCAGGAGGAGACCCAGCACCTGCGTGAACACCTGCAAGGGTGTTCCCCGTGCGTGGACTTCCTGCGCACCTACCGGGCCACGCCGGGGCTGTGCAAGCGGGCGCTGGCCGCGCGCATGCCCCAGGAAGTCTCCGCGAAGCTGACCGAGTACCTCCGCTCCAAAATCAAGTCCGCCTCGTGAACCTGAAGCAATTGTCACTGCCGGAGCTCGGCGAGGCCCTGGCCCCCCTGTCGCCCACCCCCACGGCGGTGCGCAAGGTGTTCGCGGCCGTCTTCGCCCACGGGGCCCAGACGGTGGAAGAGGTGTGCTCCGCCCCCCAGGTGCCCCGCCGGGTGGCGGACCACCTGCGTGCCCACGGCCAGATGCCCCGGCTGGAAGTCGTGGAGCGGCGCCAGGCGGACGACGGCTTCGTGAAGTACCTCTTCGGCTCGCCCCTGGGCGGGCGCGTGGAGGCGGTGCGCATCCCCATCTTCGACGAGAAGTACATCGTCTGCGTGTCCAGCCAGGTGGGCTGCGCGCTGGCGTGCGACTTCTGCATGACGGGCAAGCTCGGCTTCCAGCGCAACCTGAAGACGTGGGAGATCCTCGACCAGGTGCTCCAGGTGCGCGAGGAGGCGGACCGCCCCGTGCGCGGCGTGGTGTTCATGGGCATGGGCGAGCCGCTGCTGAACTACACGGAGACCCTCCGCGCCGCGCAGATCCTCTCCAACCCCGCGGGCTTCGCCATCTCCGGCACGGCCATCACCTTCTCCACCGCGGGCATGGTGCCCGCCATCCGCCGCTACACGAGCGAGGGGCACCCGTACCGGCTGGCCTTCTCGGTGACGAGCGCCATCCCG
Above is a genomic segment from Stigmatella erecta containing:
- a CDS encoding RNA polymerase sigma factor, which encodes MPDEVAPPPEDRQLLSRAQAGDMAAFEALVESHRDKVFGLALRMTRSEADAAEISQDTFLSAYQHLKDFRGDAAFSSWVYRIAANHALMRLRHRRVVQAAEEELKGPEFTERGSLAAYPEQDWSRDAEEKALDAETGLAIQQATDRLPEGYREVFLLKDVEGLSYEQIAEVTGDSVPAIKSRLHRARLALREAIDQFYNRDNRAV
- a CDS encoding anti-sigma factor family protein is translated as MYTCKDSINLLMNFLDGELSQEETQHLREHLQGCSPCVDFLRTYRATPGLCKRALAARMPQEVSAKLTEYLRSKIKSAS
- a CDS encoding radical SAM protein, with the protein product MNLKQLSLPELGEALAPLSPTPTAVRKVFAAVFAHGAQTVEEVCSAPQVPRRVADHLRAHGQMPRLEVVERRQADDGFVKYLFGSPLGGRVEAVRIPIFDEKYIVCVSSQVGCALACDFCMTGKLGFQRNLKTWEILDQVLQVREEADRPVRGVVFMGMGEPLLNYTETLRAAQILSNPAGFAISGTAITFSTAGMVPAIRRYTSEGHPYRLAFSVTSAIPEKRLKVLPIEKGHPLPELVEAIREYTQVRRERAMIAYVAISGFNLGLEDAQALKDTFEGIPIKVDLIDVTDPTGKYLPPGPEELKAFRDHLQILKAPIARRYSGGKDIGAACGTLEASQYGGTVLPPPPVAPERVREG